AAGTAAGTAAAAAATAGTGAAATTCCACTTTAatgtcacacaaacaaaacattccatttgtcaaacatttaaaaagtgtGAATAATGGCTAACTTTCCTCATTtcttattaaaaatacattagaaTTACAGAAACATGTGGTTTAACAGCATGTCTACACATCTTTTGGAGACATTTCTAATTTGTTACAATTGTGCAGCTGCTCATTTTCCAGTCTTTGTTGACGAACTCATTCATCACAGACAATGAAGTCCAGGAATCACAGCTTTGACTGTATGAGAAAACACCACTCGTAGTGATTTAAATGCCTCCTTCCAGGTTTCCATATTGCACATTCCTACCCAGAGACAGTGACTAGGAATGTCTGAAAGTCACAGGAGGTGAAACAGCAGCAGGATTGACagcaaaaatatgaatatagaCAACCACACCTTTCACAGGCACCAGTCTTGCATTGTATCTAATCAAGTTCTGCTTTGTGCCCCAGAATTTTAGGCTGGTTCTGATACAGCATATTATTTATTAACTTCCATCATTCTTCAAtagtaaatatttattataaatataaatatgcagAGTTATACTGACTTCCTCCTGGTGTAAGAATTGTTCTGTCTCTGACAGAGAGCTGTTCTGCAGGGGGAGTCCTGTGATGTGCTGCACAGAGCCTGGTCCACCCTGTAGGAGATGGAGTTGTAAAAGACAGGGTTGCTGTGGCCTCCAGCCTCATCACAGCGTGACGCAGGCGGACCATCGTAAATGTCCGGGCCGCAGCAGATGCAGGAGAACATGGACCTGAGTCTGCTGAATTTTTTAATATCAGGTTCAGAGAGCTGCTCTGATAAAACAAGCCTGCGCTCCTCGGTTGGAGAAGGCAGGAGATTTAACCGGCTGGAGCCTCCCTCTATAGGGAGACTCAGGTTGCACAGGCTGCTGTGTCCATCTTCAGCTTCCCCCTCCGTCACCACCCTCTCCCCCGGCATATCTTTGGACTGCTCCTCAGTGCTCAGAGTGAGAAACCTGAGGACCACAAGGTTAATAAAAGCCCCAATGACGGTCAAACCGACCAAAATGTACATGAAGCTGAAGGCCACATATGGCGATCGCCTCTGGAGATCATCTTTTTTCTGTAGGGCTACAAAATCCCCAAATCCGATGGTGGTGAGCGAGATGAAGGAGTAGTAATAGGCATTGAAGAAAGTCCAGTCCTCAAAGTGGGAGAAGGCTGCAGCTCCGATACACAGGGTGCTCGTGCACGACAAGAGGCCCACCAGGACCATGTTTCCCATGGACACCTCTGTGGTCCGTAAGCCCATGCCCTGCTTGGCTCGGCGCAGGAAGTAGCGGACACAAGTGTTGATCCTCTCACCCAGGCTCTGGAACATGACCAGCGTCAGAGGAATACCCAAGACGGCATAAAACATGCAGAAGGTCTTGCCAGCATCGGTGCGTGGAGAAGCGTGGCCGTAGCCTGCAAAGTCGCAGCACATCACAGGTCATATAGTGTGCAGCTGTTTAACGTCCACAAGAGAGCAACTGGTCTGATccttcaaaaatgtgttatacTGTAAAAACATTAGGTCTAAAATATGGAATAACAATACCAACAATAATGGATGATTGATCAACCTAACATTCAAGAATGGAGTCTATCTAGGTATGTTTGAGAAGATTGCTAAAGTCTAGTTGATCTGTGTGTCTACATAAAGTCAGTACCACAACCTTGCAAGAGGCTTCTTACTATCATTCCCACtccatttaagaaaaaaagaaaattcaaactGTGAAGCAGCGGTGACTGAAgtacagtaataatagtaatttttGGAAGCAGCTACTAAACTCCTGTGTATCAAATGTGTACAATTTGGTTTACAAATTGTACATATTTGATATAGAATATATTTTACTTCACAAAGTAAAACAttggatttatttttggggAGTTTAAAGGCCGTTATCATCTGGGGAAATGTGAAATAACAACCGCAAATTCGTGCCGACTCCAAAACCCGCTCCTCCAGCTGGAGAGCTCCAACTTTAAAGAGCGCTTAAAACCACAATCACCGGGTggaaataattttcaaaatgtgttttaagaTGAGAATCGGGTATGGACAAACCGTACTTAACCGATCGTGGTGATCACGGTGATGGCGAAATAAAAAGAACCGGCAAACTTCCACTGCTTCCCCGCGCGGTGCGGCTCGGACTGGATGACCACCCTCTCCACCTCTCTGTAGTCGTCGTCGGTGAAGCCGTACTTCTCCATCAGCGTGTTCAGCTGCTGTTCCAGCGCTTTCTTATTCAAAGCCTCTCTATCCGACTCCAGCGCGTCGAAGATCGCGGCTCCAAGGAGCAGGTAGCCCACGATGGAGAGGATGAGGCAGAGGGTCCTGATGTTGTGCGTCTTCATCCTCAGGTGGGACGCGCGCAAAGCCGAGCGGAGGGAGTGCTCTGAGGACGCTCGGACCAAGGTGTTGAGGCCGCTACGGCCTGCTTGGATTACAACATAACACAATGTGTGTTGAAATTGTAGCCTGCCCTGTCTGTGCGTGTCGTGAGACAGAGCTGTACCAAACCTGTGAACAAAGTCACCTGAGCTCAGAAGCTGGCAGCACCTGGACTTTCCACAGGATGTTAGTCTTGTAAGTGCTGGTTGAcctaatttgtattttaaaaaaaaattttttaaagcataGTGTCCATTATGTCTGGGTGTGGTCGGGTTTTTTTAGGATGTTCGAAGTGTTGCCACGGCAAAATACATTGTGTTATATATCAGTCATCACAGTTTGTGAAATATTGATGCGCATACTCATCGTCTGACTCTTTCCAGACTGTTAATTACTGGCAGTGCTTCGAGAGGTCTGGAAACACAAGTTCCAGAGGATGTGCGCGGTGCGTCTCCGGTTGCCACCGAGGAGCGCATCAGCAGCGGTGGCTCTCTGgatgttttggggtttgtttgttttttaaccaaTTGATGCATTCATGTGCAGAGTAGTCACAGTATGCTCGGCTGAGGTATTACTGGGAGCAT
This sequence is a window from Antennarius striatus isolate MH-2024 chromosome 5, ASM4005453v1, whole genome shotgun sequence. Protein-coding genes within it:
- the LOC137595844 gene encoding potassium channel subfamily K member 15-like — encoded protein: MKTHNIRTLCLILSIVGYLLLGAAIFDALESDREALNKKALEQQLNTLMEKYGFTDDDYREVERVVIQSEPHRAGKQWKFAGSFYFAITVITTIGYGHASPRTDAGKTFCMFYAVLGIPLTLVMFQSLGERINTCVRYFLRRAKQGMGLRTTEVSMGNMVLVGLLSCTSTLCIGAAAFSHFEDWTFFNAYYYSFISLTTIGFGDFVALQKKDDLQRRSPYVAFSFMYILVGLTVIGAFINLVVLRFLTLSTEEQSKDMPGERGGSSRLNLLPSPTEERRLVLSEQLSEPDIKKFSRLRSMFSCICCGPDIYDGPPASRCDEAGGHSNPVFYNSISYRVDQALCSTSQDSPCRTALCQRQNNSYTRRKSV